AGTATAAagtcttaaaatataatattttaatataccagcacattaaaactattaatttgatatttttttaaacgaaaaacactttaaaaataaaaattatcatgatgaGAAATAAGCAAAGAGTTTTAggaggtgtttgagagtgtagtcACAGTTGcggttcaaaatgttttttgcttaaaaatatattaaaatatttttttattttttaaaaaattatttttaatatcagcacattaaaaaataaaaaattaaaattaaaatttaattttaaacaaaaattttaaatttttacaaaatttttactcaactatatttttaaaaagcaacttaaAATACAAGAGACGTGGGCGAAGTGGCATGCTAAAAGTCATTGAAAAAATAGTTGGAGAAGATGTATTCAAAGGTTAACGTTGAACAATTAGGAAAACAAAAGGTTGAtatcaataaacaaatatattttcataatgtagataataaacaaatataagtgAAATGGTTCCAGCTACCGTTACAAAGGTAATTACTGCTCTAGCCACCTTGCTCCGCAAGCAAAAGGCCCCCAGATTACACTGCCCACGTGAACAAACAAacttcaaagaaaattttccaaCTTCTAGACAATAGACTTCAGCAGATTTGGAaactgtttttaaaaatttttaatttttttattttaaattaatatttttttttattttaaaataattttaatataataatattaaaaataaatttttttaaaataaaaaataactataatcacaTTACAAGTCATTAGTCATGTACTGAGTCTGACCTTAAGAAAGCCCAAGCTTATACACCCTGGCCCACAAGATGCCCAAAAAGATCCGAGAAAAATAACCAAGCCTGCATAATGAATATGGCACCACCTCCTGctgctttctttttctattttgagcTATTAGcacataaagtaaaaaaatctgGCGACTgtgaaaagtgaaaaacacATTTAAGTGATATTGCGTTTCTGAATAAATGAGGTTGTCAccgtagttttctttttttggagaAAGGAGGAGCTGTGTGGAGAAGAAGTTGTCAGCGTTATTTTTCTTGAGAGAGGAGCTACGTGGAGAAGAAGGGAATAAGGTAAATTACATGAAATATGTGTTTCTAAACTAAGACATTGTAAGTCGTTGCATTTCTGAAAAGTTActacatttaaaaataacaatatttactgagttttaaattgtaataattttaaactacgttattttaccaaaaaataataattaattgtgCTATTCCATCgttattatatttgaaaatagcaatatttattaagatattaaattgtgataattttaaactattctattttactaaaaaaataaagtatgctATTCTATCAAAGATTTTGTGTtgctttgttgaattttttttatttttttttaagttcttgGGCTCAAAATATCCTATCGTGTTAACACAAAGAGCTCATAATGGAGTAGCAGAAATACAGAATAAACATGAAGAATGAATTCCATGAAAACCTTATAATCAGAGAGCATTGTTATGCATTACAGCATCATTCCAAGAAGAAGGCTTCTGTCATTTGACATGGAATTTTTATTACAGACGATTCAAGTTGCCAGAGTAGTTGCTGGACAACTATCATGCACACAGGCCAAGACATCTCTATAGTCCCTTGAAATGGTGAACGAATCATAGACCTTTCCATCGCTGCTTTTCTTGTACTCGAAGAGCAGAGATGAATGATTAAATGCTGTCAACTTGACAAATCCAAAGTCATAATCTCTGTAAATACTCCAATTTGGGATCACGCTGCTGTATTCTGATAAATGGCTTCCTCCCCCACCAACAACTACATGAATAGTTCCATTCACTGTGCCTGAATAGTGATGTTTTTCTTTGCTCACGCATTGATTCTACATCATCAACACAAACAGtaaaaatatgcaaaatgaaatgaaaataatcTAAACTTGCACTCACAATATTGAGGAATTTGAGGAGGGGCAATTCGAAACTATAATGGGACTGGTGACCAATGGCCAATGACAGGATGTGATAGTTTCACAAGGCCAAGATGTTTTTCCAGACTAAAGAGGATATGTATCACTTTCTGGTAATCATTAAATACCCTTCAAACCTTTTCTAAGCAAGAAATCATTTTCCCCAACAGGTACGGCCATCTAAATTAGAGCTCAAAATGCAGATTTATAGTTGATGATTTAACATTTCACCATAgattaaagataatattaagTAAATGCAATTGTCATCTGCAActcttagaaagaaaaggatGCAGCCTTTACAAATAGCACGCCATAATTGGCACCTGTATCCAATTCTTTGTAATGGATAAAATCATACATGTACTGCAATTGTGCATACCTGGTAAACAGGGCATGTCCTCTCGTAGTTGTGGACGTGTCCGTAAAATGCAATGTCTACCCTGTATTTTTGCCAAAGTTTCTGCAAGCTTTCCCTCCCCATGGGCTCTTCGAAGGCACCCTCTAGGCCATACCAAGAGTTAGACGAGTAGCCTAGGACACGATGCGCTGAGAAGATTAACCATGGCTGCTTTTGTCTATCAACAGATGCAAGGCATTTTTCAATGAACTTGTATTGTTCAGTTCCCTCTCTCCAGTCATGCTCGGAGTCAGCTATACAAAAGTGAAACATGCCATAATCCGTCGAGTACCTGTATGTTTATggattttaattgatttcatcACAAAACTAGACTGGATAAAAGAACTGCAAAATACAGGTGCATTTGTTGATCCTAGGCTGTTTCAGGATTCAAATGTCATGGCTCAATGCTTGTTATCTTACTTCctcctatttattttatttttgttaaataattcttttacaAGATCCTTAATCtgagaattaattgaggtaCATTTTATGCAACTTACCAAAACTTAGCTCTGTTCTCAGCAGGAACATGGTACATGGTTTCTGCAGGCACACCACATTCTCCACCAGAATCTGTAGTGTCATAAAAGGAGCCTGAATTTGGCCAATCACGTTCATGATTACCactgcagagaagaaaacattcCAAATAAGCTTATTGTAAAccccgtgtgtgtgtgtgtgtgtgtgtgtgtccaaCACATTTGTGATTGTTCAAGCGCAAGGTGCGTACCTTGCAATCATGTATGGAACAGTGGATGTAATGGGCTGCACCTGTGCTGTGAATTGGTCCCACTGTGAAATGTACCCATTTGCATATGGTAAATCTCCTATATGGAATACTATATCAAAGTTATCCAAGTCCTTGATGAGTTGGTCTGTAGTGTTAAGTGAACCAGGCTGATAATCGCTGTACTCATTTGAACCATCACGCTCCGCCTGAAAGACATTTGATAGAATTGTAAATCTCAATGTATGCACAAGTCATACAGAATGTTTTCTTCCATAAAGGACGATCTTGTGTTTATCAAGCACTATAATTTACATTAATAACTAGAAGATAGACATGTTAAAGTTCTTCCATTTACTAGTCCATTCAATGCGAGATTAAAGAAGGCTAGAAGTACAGATTGTGCATTTAAATTTGTAACGAGCATACAAGTAGTAATATAGATTTCCTCGTTGCTGATATAAAAGCACAGGCTGCTAAGATTGTCAAAGACAACATACATACCTTCCCCATGTCACCAAATATAATGACACGCTGTAATGAGTCTTGTCCAGGATATGGAGATGATTTGAATGAAAACACCTTGCTCCAAACATATgaaccatcagataagatatgACCCATTCGGTATGTATACCTGAAAAAACACGACCAATTAGTAGTTGTTGAAACTTTTTCAGTGATAGAAATGTAAGTTTTCATATTCCGTACACTATGTTAGGCCATAAATCCTTCAGAAAACTTGTATGTATGAATCCAGGATCACGCCAGCCAACTGTTCGTGCAGGTGAACCTGGGAAGTGAAAACAAGCTCATCATTGCATGCCTCCTAGCAGACAAAATTGAACGTGATAAAGAATTCGAGtaggttaagaaaaaaaaaagtcctatCATGTGCAGGTGAACCAAATCATACCACACATGCTGTTCTGCTTGAATGTTAATGTTCCAGCAGGTGAGCGCTTTGGAGTTTCACCCTTCATGCCCCATTCAACAAATGGAACAGCTTCATCTATATTATAACCACTAGTCCATGTTACAGTCATCTGTGAAACATATAAATTCAGTAAAATTTCAATAATGACAATAACAATGGTAAAATGTTTGCTTAAGCCAAAGACTGAAAGTCGATGTTGGAAAGTTAAACACCATTATTATCATCTTGATGTTAAAAAGGAAACTACATTTCAGGGTTATATAACttccattttctctctctctctctctctctcacacacacatgaAAATCATACATGGACTCACATGGAACTTTATAAGACGAGTACATACTTTAAGACTCAGTATACAACACTAGAATGCCCTTAACTTGTTTATGCGGGTTAACAGTTAAATCAGACAAACTTCATTGAAAGATATGAGAGGATATTGTCTATAAAGACTCACTTCATCCCAAGATTTTCCATGAGCAAGCCGTGGGTATACTGGTGCTTTTGGATTCAGAAACTGTAATTTGTTTGAAACAGACACCAGTTTTGGCTGCAAGAAATTGAGCAAGAACAAGGCCATTTTACAACATCATAAGCATTCCTCAAAAGTGAATCATTCGGACAGTAAGAATAAAATGATGATGCAgcacaaaagcaaaaaaaggaGTAAGAAAACTCACATATGACAACCCGCCTGAAAATAATACGAAGGCAAAATCTGCTCGCtgatttatcaacaaaaatctCAAAGTACTTTTTCCTGTTTTTGTGTATTCTGGATTGCTATGGTTCGCATACTTGTACTAAAACAAGGACATCCAACGTAACAGGTGAAATTAGAGATGTTCTGACTTGTAAGATTCTACTGTTAACCTTAACTCAATGTCTACAATCACTTTTGTTCACACCTTTATTGGGGCTGTACAGATATACGGAGTTTCCTGCCATTGATCATCTTGTGGTGGACATGTGGATGCGCTGCCATATCAAAACGCAGTTGTTTTAATTCGTAAAATACTCAAATGAGCATGAAGTTTCCTATACGTTGTAGTTATCAACTTTGGTCCTACAACAGCATTTCTACGTAGAAAAAGCTTGACGAGCGAGGAAAAAGATTAAATGTCAATTGATGTAATGCACTAGTTAATCACAGTATTACAGGCACAAAGAATCATGACCAGGCAGTTCATATTGGCACATTGAAGAGGATTACTTAAAGTTTGCAGGAGAAAAAACTCCAACCCAATCATCTGCAGATGGCTTTTCGTTCATAATATTCACCGTTGTCCATTCAGAATCCTCACCCTGCAATCACATaaatagggggggggggggggtctaAGAATTACTTcccatgtttgttaaaaaaatattctgaaacaATGTTACCTCCAATGTGTTCCTTACAGGATGTATAATAACTAGATTCTggctgaaaataaaattatgttaacaAAATATGATGAATGCTTGGGGTTATCATACAAGATGCtaagtttaaaaacaatattttaggtCTCTTAAGGTTTAATTTacgggtttttctttttctcagttAAAGtggttcttcatttttttttcccgctCCTAATTCAAAATACCGCCTTTTAATACGAAATAAAAATCCAGCAACAGTCGAGTACTGTTGTACAAGAAACATCTTTGAACAGATTGGTCCAGTTATTATACCTTTTTAAAGCAGATTTCACGTTTGAAGGTTTTCTTCCTCCTAGAAAATGAGGGGGAAAACACAACACTTCCACCATTACTAAAAAATGAGCCAAAATATAGATAGAAAGTGCAGCTTTCAGGCAGCAAGATTAAATCTATATATCCAGTCGAAAAGACGGCAAGGCATCCATGTTGGATTAAAAGGATTTATGACAACATAGCCAAAGCTGTGAGAGGGAGATTAGGATCAAAGGGTCAGAGTCATTACCAGAGAGCCAAGAAAGCGAGGGTAGGCGGTGATGAGAGCGGAGCCATCAATCGCCAGAGTGGTTTTGTAAATGTCGATCTTGGCAAGTGCTTGCTCTCCAGCTCCATGAATATCAGCTTGAACGAAGGTCAAGTTCGCAAAACACAGCAACCAAAACACGAGTACTGCTGAGGATGTCGCCAAAACGTTCACTGGAAAGTGGTGAACGGTCTCTTTCATTTCGCCTGAACTGGTTTTTACGTGCCGGAAATGAGAAGGCCAGACCCCGAGCTAGCCAAGCAAGTAGCCCACTAGGTTTAGCAGTCAGCCACTAAAAAAGCTTCACGCACCCCCAAAATTAACCTAACTCCACCCTCTTGCTCTGGTTACATCAATGGTCCTTCTTGTAGCTATGTATACCGCATGAAAGGATGTGGTTGAGCTTTGCTGtcagtttttaaataaaacgtgAGGAATgactctttttgtttttctttacctAAATCAAAGTATCTAAAATCAGTAGATCCGTcacatcaatttattaaaaagtaaagattttttaataatatatgctTTTTACAAGATTCAAACTCAAAACtttacataaaataaacaacttGTGAGCCAACTGTACCAACCACAGCCACTATTAATAGAGGAATGACCGCAACATCAATCATATTAAAGAATTCTAAAACACGTGGTGTTCACTGCAAGCAGCtactgtagcttttttttttggagcagttttttttttctggagcatttttttttcctacttttgtttcttcttcatttttttttttttcacaaaattgatttttttttttattttttttcaaaattatctttacttatttttttaattattgagctggttgaaaatttaactatgtatcttttttctttaaaacattgtggattgctataatgtactcatacattgtttttttttttttgtgatttgtttattcttttttttttaaatggtatttgtagttttttattttttttatattgcattggctaagaatttaactttttagttttttttttttaaaaaaaaaaacaatatggaattactacagtgtttccctatataatttttgttttgctgcagtgttccccacatatttttttaaaaaattatcttttcctacttttgtttttttttttcctacttttgtttcttcttcatttttttacatgttttatttttcatttttttttacccaaaattgacttcttttttttttaattttttttcaaaattatctttgctaatttttttaaatattaagctggttaaaaatttaactatgtatctTTTTTCTGTAagacattgtggattgctataatgtactcatacatttttttttttttttttgtgatttgtttttttttttttaaaatagtctttgtagattttattttttttatattgcattggttaagaatttaactttgtagtttttttttttttaaaaaaaaaaaaaaaacaatatggattactacagtgtttccctatataatttttgttttgctgcagtgttccccaacatattttttttaaaaattatcttttcctacttttgttttttttttttctgtagctttttttttttcttgcttttttttttctggagcatttttttttcctactttttttttcttcttcattttttttacatgttttttttttcatttttttttacccaaaattgacttctttttttttttaattttttttcaaaattatctttgctaatttttttaaatattaagctggttgaaaatttaactatgtatctTTTTTCTGTAagacattgtggattgctataatgtactcatacattgtttttcttttttgtgatttgtttattcttttttttttaaatagtctttgtagatttttttttttttatattgtattggttaagaatttaactttgtactttaaaaaaaaaacaaaaacaatatggcattactacagtgtttccctacataatttttgttttgttgcagtgttccccacatattttttaaaaacattatctttttctgctttttttttttttggagcatttttttttcctgcttttttttttcttcatttttttacatgttttttttt
The genomic region above belongs to Populus alba chromosome 12, ASM523922v2, whole genome shotgun sequence and contains:
- the LOC118044698 gene encoding nucleotide pyrophosphatase/phosphodiesterase isoform X2 — encoded protein: MELESKHLPRSTFTKPLWRLMAPLSSPPTLAFLALWRKKTFKREICFKKGEDSEWTTVNIMNEKPSADDWVGVFSPANFNASTCPPQDDQWQETPYICTAPIKYKYANHSNPEYTKTGKSTLRFLLINQRADFAFVLFSGGLSYPKLVSVSNKLQFLNPKAPVYPRLAHGKSWDEMTVTWTSGYNIDEAVPFVEWGMKGETPKRSPAGTLTFKQNSMCGSPARTVGWRDPGFIHTSFLKDLWPNIVYTYRMGHILSDGSYVWSKVFSFKSSPYPGQDSLQRVIIFGDMGKAERDGSNEYSDYQPGSLNTTDQLIKDLDNFDIVFHIGDLPYANGYISQWDQFTAQVQPITSTVPYMIASGNHERDWPNSGSFYDTTDSGGECGVPAETMYHVPAENRAKFWYSTDYGMFHFCIADSEHDWREGTEQYKFIEKCLASVDRQKQPWLIFSAHRVLGYSSNSWYGLEGAFEEPMGRESLQKLWQKYRVDIAFYGHVHNYERTCPVYQNQCVSKEKHHYSGTVNGTIHVVVGGGGSHLSEYSSVIPNWSIYRDYDFGFVKLTAFNHSSLLFEYKKSSDGKVYDSFTISRDYRDVLACVHDSCPATTLAT
- the LOC118044698 gene encoding probable inactive purple acid phosphatase 27 isoform X1, with the protein product MKETVHHFPVNVLATSSAVLVFWLLCFANLTFVQADIHGAGEQALAKIDIYKTTLAIDGSALITAYPRFLGSLGEDSEWTTVNIMNEKPSADDWVGVFSPANFNASTCPPQDDQWQETPYICTAPIKYKYANHSNPEYTKTGKSTLRFLLINQRADFAFVLFSGGLSYPKLVSVSNKLQFLNPKAPVYPRLAHGKSWDEMTVTWTSGYNIDEAVPFVEWGMKGETPKRSPAGTLTFKQNSMCGSPARTVGWRDPGFIHTSFLKDLWPNIVYTYRMGHILSDGSYVWSKVFSFKSSPYPGQDSLQRVIIFGDMGKAERDGSNEYSDYQPGSLNTTDQLIKDLDNFDIVFHIGDLPYANGYISQWDQFTAQVQPITSTVPYMIASGNHERDWPNSGSFYDTTDSGGECGVPAETMYHVPAENRAKFWYSTDYGMFHFCIADSEHDWREGTEQYKFIEKCLASVDRQKQPWLIFSAHRVLGYSSNSWYGLEGAFEEPMGRESLQKLWQKYRVDIAFYGHVHNYERTCPVYQNQCVSKEKHHYSGTVNGTIHVVVGGGGSHLSEYSSVIPNWSIYRDYDFGFVKLTAFNHSSLLFEYKKSSDGKVYDSFTISRDYRDVLACVHDSCPATTLAT